The following are encoded in a window of Gossypium raimondii isolate GPD5lz chromosome 13, ASM2569854v1, whole genome shotgun sequence genomic DNA:
- the LOC105783633 gene encoding L-type lectin-domain containing receptor kinase IX.1: MSLIDPSLQMKLCKNSVTICLFVLALLGCMETHGSLGANQPGSNRSNVTVAAAPSPSSTADGSSPQDYLNVHNKARAAVGVRPLTWDDVVARYAADHAKQRISQCELVESRGPYGENLAWSKNDLSGSDAVKMWIDEKHYYDFESNSCSLGYDCAYYTQVIWKYSIRLGCAKVRCNNGGTFIVCNYDPPAKHPENWSLIGAISPNPAAEPDSFDPNDLMGLVVGLIVGACALIVVLCLGCCFCSRRKRNKDNANGDHDNHVIIGAISPSAAPAPHSFPSEHPKRRKNIRGLVVGLIVGASGLILGLGLLVVGLIVGACALIFGLGVFLWFFLRRLRREDDTNVDDHDHVSDMFFHDSDFRHGAAPRKFSLEELAKVTNMFKGEKLGEGGFGAVYRGYLRDLDTHVAVKRISKASKQGIKEYASEVKIISRLRHKNLVKLIGWCHEKRELLLVYEFMANGSLDSHLFKGKSLLNWEVRCKIMQDLASALLYLHEEGDHCVLHRDIKASNIMLDSNFNAKLGDFGLARLVDHAKGSQTTRLAGTIGYMAPECISSGKVSKESDVYSFGIVALEIACGRRSIEPEYEESKASLVAWVWDSYGNQRLLDVVDQKLCMEFDYKQIECLLIVGLWCVHPDPSSRPSIRQAIQVLNFEAPLPELPSSRPIPTYHAPNTSEVRPSEPCFSCLTITIPR; this comes from the coding sequence ATGAGCTTAATTGATCCCTCTTTGCAAATGAAATTATGCAAGAATTCGGTAACAATTTGTTTGTTCGTCTTGGCTCTGTTGGGCTGTATGGAAACACATGGTTCCCTGGGAGCCAATCAACCAGGTTCGAACCGATCCAACGTCACGGTGGCAGCTGCACCGAGCCCTAGTTCCACAGCAGATGGTTCATCACCTCAAGACTACTTGAATGTACACAACAAAGCTCGTGCAGCAGTCGGTGTTCGCCCCCTCACTTGGGACGATGTGGTGGCAAGGTACGCAGCAGACCATGCCAAACAGAGGATATCGCAGTGTGAGCTTGTGGAGTCTAGAGGGCCTTACGGTGAGAATCTTGCATGGAGCAAGAATGATCTTTCTGGATCCGATGCTGTGAAAATGTGGATTGATGAGAAGCACTACTATGACTTTGAATCAAATAGCTGTAGTCTAGGCTATGACTGTGCCTATTATACTCAAGTGATTTGGAAATATTCAATTCGTCTCGGATGTGCAAAAGTGAGATGTAATAACGGGGGAACTTTTATTGTTTGTAACTATGACCCTCCAGCTAAGCATCCAGAGAATTGGTCACTCATCGGAGCGATCTCGCCAAACCCTGCTGCTGAACCAGATTCCTTTGATCCGAATGACCTGATGGGACTAGTGGTGGGGTTAATTGTCGGAGCTTGTGCTTTGATTGTTGTCCTATGTTTGGGATGTTGCTTCTGCTcaaggagaaaaagaaacaagGACAACGCCAATGGAGACCATGACAATCATGTAATCATCGGAGCAATCTCTCCAAGCGCTGCTCCTGCACCACATTCCTTTCCTTCAGAACACCCGAAAAGGAGGAAAAACATTAGAGGATTAGTGGTGGGGTTAATTGTTGGAGCTTCTGGTTTGATTCTTGGCCTAGGTTTGTTAGTGGTGGGGTTAATTGTTGGAGCTTGTGCTTTGATTTTTGGCCTAGGTGTGTTCTTGTGGTTCTTTTTAAGGAGATTAAGACGAGAGGACGACACCAATGTAGACGATCACGATCACGTATCGGATATGTTCTTTCACGACAGTGACTTTCGACATGGAGCGGCGCCGAGGAAATTTTCCCTGGAAGAATTAGCAAAAGTGACAAATATGTTCAAAGGTGAAAAGCTAGGAGAGGGAGGTTTTGGTGCAGTTTATAGAGGGTACTTGAGGGACTTGGATACCCATGTTGCTGTTAAAAGGATTTCAAAGGCCTCTAAACAAGGAATCAAGGAATATGCATCCGAAGTGAAGATCATTAGCCGATTGAGACACAAAAATCTGGTCAAGCTTATTGGCTGGTGTCACGAAAAACGCGAGCTCCTACTCGTTTACGAGTTCATGGCTAATGGTAGCCTAGATTCCCATCTTTTCAAAGGCAAAAGCTTACTGAACTGGGAAGTGAGATGCAAAATCATGCAGGACTTGGCGTCGGCTCTATTGTATCTACATGAAGAAGGCGATCATTGTGTGCTACATAGGGATATCAAAGCCAGCAACATCATGTTGGATTCAAATTTCAATGCTAAACTCGGGGATTTCGGGTTAGCTAGGCTAGTTGATCATGCAAAAGGTTCGCAAACTACTCGATTAGCTGGAACCATCGGTTATATGGCACCGGAGTGCATTTCTTCGGGAAAAGTTAGTAAGGAATCAGATGTCTATAGCTTTGGCATTGTGGCACTGGAAATCGCGTGTGGTAGACGATCAATAGAGCCTGAATATGAAGAGTCCAAGGCATCGTTGGTGGCCTGGGTGTGGGATTCATATGGAAACCAAAGGCTGCTTGATGTTGTGGACCAGAAACTATGCATGGAGTTCGACTATAAACAGATCGAATGCTTGTTGATCGTTGGATTGTGGTGTGTTCATCCTGACCCGAGTTCAAGACCGTCAATAAGGCAAGCTATTCAGGTTCTTAACTTTGAGGCACCGTTGCCGGAACTTCCAAGTTCGAGGCCCATACCGACATATCATGCACCAAATACTTCTGAAGTTAGACCAAGTGAGCCATGTTTTTCATGTTTAACTATTACAATCCCAcgttaa